A single window of Pseudoduganella plicata DNA harbors:
- the xerD gene encoding site-specific tyrosine recombinase XerD yields MAADNLALIDAFCDSLWLEDGLSKNSLDAYRRDMRAFARWLDVTQAGASLLAVGRADIDAYFAARHDDTKPSSSNRRLSVLKRFYQQALRQNRIARDPCLKVSSAKQPTRFVHTLSEAQVEALLAAPDAREPRGVRDRTMLEVMYASGLRVSELVALKLTELGLNEGVLRITGKGSKTRLVPFGTQARTWLERYLGEARGVILNGQQDDALFVTARGAAMTRQMFWVIVKKHATRAGITAPLSPHTLRHAFATHLLNHGADLRVVQLLLGHADISTTQIYTHVARERLKQLHAVHHPRG; encoded by the coding sequence ATGGCAGCAGACAACCTTGCTCTGATCGACGCGTTCTGCGACAGCCTGTGGCTGGAAGACGGCCTGTCGAAAAACTCGCTGGACGCCTACCGCCGCGACATGCGTGCCTTCGCGCGCTGGCTCGACGTGACGCAGGCCGGTGCGTCACTGCTGGCGGTCGGCCGCGCCGACATCGACGCCTACTTCGCCGCCCGTCATGACGACACCAAGCCCAGCTCCTCGAACCGCCGGCTGTCCGTGCTGAAACGTTTTTACCAGCAGGCGCTGCGGCAGAACCGCATCGCCCGGGACCCGTGTCTGAAGGTGTCCTCGGCGAAGCAGCCGACACGCTTCGTCCACACGCTCTCCGAAGCGCAGGTCGAAGCGCTGCTGGCTGCGCCCGATGCACGCGAGCCGCGCGGCGTGCGCGACCGGACCATGCTGGAAGTGATGTATGCAAGCGGGCTGCGTGTTTCCGAACTGGTGGCGTTGAAGCTGACGGAGCTGGGCCTGAACGAGGGCGTGCTGCGCATTACCGGCAAGGGCAGCAAGACGCGGCTGGTGCCGTTCGGTACGCAGGCGCGCACGTGGCTGGAGCGCTACCTGGGCGAGGCGCGCGGCGTCATCCTCAACGGTCAGCAGGATGACGCCTTGTTTGTCACGGCGCGCGGCGCGGCAATGACGCGGCAAATGTTCTGGGTGATCGTCAAGAAGCACGCCACGCGTGCCGGCATCACGGCGCCGCTGTCGCCGCACACGCTGCGGCACGCGTTTGCCACGCACTTGCTCAACCATGGCGCGGACCTGCGCGTGGTCCAGCTTTTGCTCGGCCACGCGGACATTTCGACCACGCAGATCTACACGCACGTGGCCCGCGAACGGCTGAAGCAATTGCATGCGGTACATCATCCGCGTGGATAA
- a CDS encoding methylated-DNA--[protein]-cysteine S-methyltransferase, which translates to MTKIQQASELFAAIVRTPFGALGIRTGGAVLTELVYLPESFDDKAPQDPVAERAASQVLRYCDDPDFVFDLPLAQVGSEFQRKVWSAIGGIPRGEVRTYGEVAKFVGSMPRAVGQACGANHFPLVVPCHRVTGAQGLGGFAGSDDRNGFTLNVKRWLLAHEGLREYAWQQTTLL; encoded by the coding sequence GTGACTAAAATACAACAGGCAAGCGAGTTGTTTGCCGCCATCGTCAGGACGCCCTTCGGCGCTCTCGGCATCCGCACCGGCGGCGCCGTCCTTACCGAGCTGGTCTATCTGCCGGAAAGCTTCGACGACAAGGCGCCCCAGGACCCGGTGGCCGAACGGGCCGCATCGCAGGTGCTGCGTTATTGCGACGATCCGGACTTCGTCTTCGACCTGCCGCTGGCGCAGGTCGGCAGCGAATTCCAGCGCAAGGTCTGGAGTGCCATTGGCGGGATTCCCCGTGGCGAGGTGCGGACCTATGGCGAAGTGGCGAAATTCGTCGGCTCGATGCCCCGCGCGGTGGGGCAGGCGTGTGGCGCCAACCATTTTCCGCTCGTGGTGCCGTGCCATCGGGTGACGGGGGCGCAGGGGCTGGGCGGCTTTGCCGGCAGCGACGACCGTAACGGCTTTACGCTGAACGTCAAGCGCTGGCTGCTGGCGCACGAGGGACTGCGCGAATACGCATGGCAGCAGACAACCTTGCTCTGA
- a CDS encoding TRAP transporter large permease, with translation MNALIIFALLLVLMLTGMPISISLGLTVLTFLFTMTQVPIESVALKLFTGIEKFEIMAIPFFILAGNFLTHGGVARRMINFATSCVGHWHGGLALAGVMACALFAAVSGSSPATVVAIGSIILPAMVKQGYPRKFGAGVITTSGALGILIPPSIVMVMYSVTTNTSVGALFMAGVVPGLMLAFLLGLTTWVLAKKHNYPRMKKATWGERLAAFRKSAWGLLLILIVMGGIYSGMFTPTEAAAMAAVYAFVIAVFVYKDLKIKQVGKVLLDSASMSAMLLYIITNAVLFSFLMTSENIPQQMAAWLTDQGLGPIAFLLVVNVLLLIAGNFMEPSSIVLIMAPILFPVAVALGINPIHFGILIVVNMEVGMCHPPVGLNLYVASGITKMGISELTVAVMPWLLTMLGFLMLVTYVPAISLWLPNLVYGSVG, from the coding sequence ATGAACGCACTGATTATTTTTGCCCTGCTGCTGGTCCTCATGCTGACCGGTATGCCCATTTCCATTTCGCTGGGCCTGACGGTCCTGACGTTCCTGTTCACGATGACGCAGGTGCCGATCGAATCGGTCGCACTGAAGCTGTTCACGGGGATCGAGAAGTTCGAGATCATGGCGATCCCATTCTTCATCCTGGCCGGTAACTTCCTCACGCACGGCGGCGTGGCGCGGCGCATGATCAACTTCGCCACCTCCTGCGTGGGCCATTGGCACGGCGGCCTGGCGCTGGCCGGCGTCATGGCGTGCGCGCTGTTCGCGGCCGTTTCGGGTTCGAGCCCGGCGACCGTCGTCGCCATCGGCTCGATCATCCTGCCGGCGATGGTGAAACAGGGCTATCCCCGCAAATTCGGCGCCGGTGTCATTACCACGTCGGGCGCCCTGGGCATCCTGATTCCGCCGTCGATCGTCATGGTGATGTATTCGGTGACCACCAACACGTCCGTTGGCGCGCTGTTCATGGCCGGCGTCGTTCCCGGCCTGATGCTGGCGTTCCTGCTGGGGCTGACGACGTGGGTGCTGGCGAAGAAGCACAACTATCCGCGCATGAAGAAAGCCACGTGGGGCGAGCGCCTGGCCGCGTTCCGCAAGAGCGCCTGGGGCCTGCTGCTGATTCTCATCGTCATGGGCGGCATCTACTCGGGCATGTTTACGCCGACGGAAGCGGCGGCGATGGCGGCCGTGTACGCATTCGTCATTGCCGTCTTCGTCTACAAGGACCTGAAGATCAAGCAGGTCGGCAAGGTGCTGCTCGATTCCGCGTCGATGTCGGCGATGCTGTTGTACATCATCACAAACGCCGTCCTGTTCTCGTTCCTGATGACAAGCGAAAACATTCCGCAACAGATGGCGGCATGGCTGACGGACCAGGGTCTGGGCCCGATCGCGTTCCTGCTGGTCGTAAACGTGCTGCTGCTCATCGCCGGTAACTTCATGGAGCCGTCGTCGATCGTGCTGATCATGGCGCCGATCCTGTTCCCGGTCGCAGTGGCCTTGGGCATCAATCCTATCCACTTCGGCATCCTGATCGTCGTCAACATGGAGGTGGGCATGTGCCATCCGCCGGTGGGGCTGAACCTGTATGTGGCGTCGGGCATTACCAAGATGGGCATTTCGGAACTGACCGTTGCCGTGATGCCGTGGCTGCTGACGATGCTGGGCTTCCTGATGCTGGTGACGTACGTGCCGGCGATCTCGCTGTGGCTGCCAAACCTCGTGTACGGCAGCGTGGGGTAA
- a CDS encoding TRAP transporter small permease, with product MKFLDHLEEWIIATLMGAATFIIFVAVVHRYLSGLPLGWLQDELIQINTSWAQEVCIYMFVWMAKFGAAYGVRTGIHVGVDVVINRLSTPWRNKFIIFGLLAGATFTGIVGTLGASFVWEIGHTEQTSADLEVPMWIVYLAVPLGSYLMSFRFLQVMVHFIRTGDLPKHDHSHVEGLDDELQGAKA from the coding sequence ATGAAATTCCTGGACCACCTGGAAGAATGGATCATTGCGACCCTGATGGGCGCAGCCACCTTCATCATTTTCGTGGCGGTCGTGCACCGCTACCTGTCCGGCCTGCCCCTCGGCTGGCTGCAGGACGAACTCATTCAGATCAACACCAGCTGGGCGCAGGAGGTGTGCATCTACATGTTCGTGTGGATGGCCAAGTTCGGCGCCGCCTACGGCGTGCGCACCGGCATCCACGTGGGCGTGGACGTCGTGATCAACCGCCTGTCGACGCCATGGCGCAACAAGTTCATCATCTTCGGCCTGCTGGCCGGCGCCACTTTTACCGGCATCGTCGGCACGCTGGGCGCGTCGTTCGTGTGGGAAATCGGCCACACCGAGCAGACTTCCGCCGACCTGGAAGTGCCGATGTGGATAGTCTACCTGGCCGTGCCGCTCGGTTCCTACCTGATGTCCTTCCGCTTCCTGCAAGTGATGGTGCATTTCATCCGCACCGGCGACCTGCCGAAGCACGACCACTCCCACGTTGAAGGCCTGGACGACGAACTCCAGGGAGCCAAAGCATGA
- a CDS encoding TRAP transporter substrate-binding protein, which produces MKLKTILVAFAATACFTANAFAQAPIVIKFSHVVALDTPKGQAAERFKQLAEKATNGRVKVEVYPNSQLYKDKEELEALQLGAVQMLAPSLAKFGPLGVKEFEVFDLPYIFPSKTALYNVTEGPIGKGLLKKLESKGITGLAYWDNGFKIMSANKPLRSPTDFRGLKMRIQSSKVLDAQMRMMGANPQVLAFSEVYQALQTGVVDGTENPPSNMYTQKMHEVQKYGTLSNHGYLGYAVIVNKKFWDGLPSDIRTALEGAMREATTYEKAIAQRDNDMALEAMKKSGKTQFIALTPQQQAEWKKALAPVQKQMESRIGADLINAINKESAK; this is translated from the coding sequence ATGAAGCTCAAGACCATCCTGGTCGCATTTGCCGCGACCGCCTGCTTTACCGCCAACGCCTTTGCCCAGGCACCGATCGTCATCAAGTTCAGCCACGTCGTGGCCCTCGATACGCCGAAAGGCCAGGCTGCGGAACGTTTCAAACAGCTGGCGGAAAAGGCCACCAACGGCCGCGTCAAGGTCGAAGTCTATCCGAACAGCCAGCTGTACAAGGACAAGGAAGAACTGGAAGCGCTGCAGCTGGGCGCGGTGCAGATGCTGGCGCCGTCGCTGGCCAAGTTCGGCCCGCTGGGCGTGAAGGAGTTCGAGGTCTTCGACCTGCCGTACATCTTCCCGAGCAAGACCGCGCTGTACAACGTGACGGAAGGCCCGATCGGCAAGGGCCTGCTGAAGAAACTGGAAAGCAAGGGCATCACCGGCCTGGCTTACTGGGACAACGGCTTCAAGATCATGTCGGCCAACAAGCCGCTGCGCTCGCCGACCGACTTCCGCGGGCTGAAGATGCGCATCCAGTCCTCCAAGGTGCTGGACGCGCAGATGCGCATGATGGGCGCGAACCCGCAGGTGCTGGCGTTCTCCGAGGTGTACCAGGCGCTGCAGACGGGCGTCGTGGACGGCACCGAGAATCCGCCATCGAACATGTACACGCAAAAGATGCATGAGGTGCAGAAGTACGGCACCTTGTCGAACCACGGCTATCTGGGCTATGCCGTCATCGTCAACAAGAAGTTCTGGGATGGCCTGCCGTCCGACATCCGCACGGCGCTCGAAGGCGCGATGCGCGAAGCGACGACGTACGAAAAAGCCATTGCCCAGCGCGATAACGACATGGCGCTGGAAGCCATGAAGAAATCGGGCAAGACCCAGTTCATCGCCCTGACCCCGCAGCAGCAGGCGGAATGGAAGAAAGCCCTGGCGCCAGTCCAGAAGCAGATGGAAAGCCGTATCGGCGCGGACCTGATCAACGCGATCAACAAGGAAAGCGCGAAATAA
- a CDS encoding two-component system sensor histidine kinase NtrB — MTNSPSLAARLPFPHTVRWLMPVVLVLFFLAILIWLPWQARQMERGERQEQLIADTLWVEQTIRFQMGRHEDSTRAIGNDILAGTPPARIHERMLRLLKTGTELKRLMWLDPEARILAATEAAPPRVAALSAASRDAADRARRSRNPVYGQPGAESLQTVGTPGAYMMDYHLPLYRGDTYVGSVVATYQLSALLDEMVPWWFAQDNQISLLDRDDRILARRAAAGPGHGVYTHKRALDLPGVTVTLMTDSVKSEPKLLPNLLVGSVIALSLALLWSLLALWGHISRRLAAEDALRQQMAFRTAMENSLVTGLRARDLEGRITHVNPAFCQMVGYTEEELVGRSPPMPYWAPDVMPEYQHRLANVLAGTVTPQFETIFQRPDGTRLPVLIFEAPLVDNEGRHTGWMGSILDITDRKRIEELNREHQEKLQASARLATMGEIASMLAHELNQPLAAISSYTTGALNLLARADGDRQPVDGGKLKPALEQVGAQARRAGQIVRSVFDFVKKRKAERRDVALAAMLDSISALIELQARQHRVTLKTVLPADLPAVHADPMMVEQVLLNLTRNGIEAMANVPLARRTLTVEACYDAPAHQVSVCIVDNGHGIPQDVAERLFSPFFSTKAQGMGMGLNICRTAIEFHGGTLTHRDNPGGGTIFTFTLPAAGA; from the coding sequence ATGACTAATTCCCCATCGCTGGCTGCGCGCTTGCCCTTTCCGCACACGGTCCGATGGCTGATGCCGGTCGTGCTGGTGTTGTTTTTTCTCGCCATCCTGATCTGGCTGCCATGGCAGGCGCGCCAGATGGAACGGGGCGAGCGCCAGGAACAGCTGATCGCGGACACGCTGTGGGTCGAGCAGACCATCCGCTTCCAGATGGGCCGGCACGAGGACAGCACGCGCGCCATCGGCAACGACATCCTGGCGGGCACGCCGCCCGCCCGCATCCACGAGCGCATGCTGCGCCTGCTGAAAACCGGCACGGAACTCAAACGCCTGATGTGGCTCGACCCGGAGGCGCGCATCCTTGCCGCCACCGAGGCCGCCCCGCCCCGGGTGGCTGCGCTGTCGGCCGCGTCGCGCGATGCCGCGGACCGCGCCCGGCGCAGCCGCAATCCCGTCTACGGCCAGCCGGGCGCCGAATCGCTGCAGACGGTCGGCACGCCGGGCGCGTACATGATGGATTACCACCTGCCGCTGTATCGCGGCGACACCTATGTGGGCAGCGTCGTCGCCACTTACCAGCTGTCGGCGCTGCTGGACGAGATGGTGCCGTGGTGGTTCGCCCAGGACAACCAGATCTCGCTGCTCGACCGCGACGACCGCATCCTGGCGCGCCGCGCCGCCGCAGGGCCGGGCCACGGCGTCTACACGCACAAGCGCGCGCTCGACCTGCCCGGCGTGACCGTCACGTTGATGACGGACAGCGTCAAGAGCGAACCGAAGCTGCTGCCCAACCTGCTGGTGGGCTCCGTCATCGCGCTGTCGCTGGCGCTGTTATGGAGCCTGCTGGCGCTGTGGGGACACATTTCGCGCCGGCTGGCCGCCGAGGATGCGCTGCGCCAGCAGATGGCGTTCCGTACCGCGATGGAAAACTCGCTGGTGACGGGCCTGCGCGCGCGCGACCTGGAAGGCCGCATCACCCACGTCAATCCGGCGTTCTGCCAGATGGTGGGCTATACGGAAGAAGAGCTGGTCGGCCGCTCGCCGCCGATGCCGTACTGGGCGCCGGACGTGATGCCGGAATACCAGCACCGCCTGGCCAACGTGCTGGCCGGCACGGTGACGCCGCAATTCGAGACAATCTTCCAGCGCCCCGACGGCACCCGCCTGCCCGTATTGATCTTCGAAGCGCCGCTGGTCGATAACGAAGGCCGCCACACGGGCTGGATGGGATCGATCCTGGACATCACGGACCGCAAGCGCATCGAGGAACTCAACCGGGAACACCAGGAAAAGCTGCAGGCCAGCGCGCGCCTGGCCACGATGGGCGAGATCGCCTCGATGCTGGCACACGAACTGAACCAGCCGCTGGCCGCCATCTCCAGTTACACGACAGGCGCCCTCAATCTGCTGGCGCGGGCCGATGGCGACCGCCAGCCGGTCGACGGCGGCAAGCTCAAACCCGCGCTGGAACAGGTGGGCGCGCAGGCACGCCGCGCCGGGCAGATCGTGCGCAGCGTGTTCGATTTCGTCAAGAAGCGCAAGGCCGAGCGGCGCGACGTGGCGCTGGCCGCCATGCTCGACAGCATCAGCGCGCTGATCGAACTGCAGGCCCGCCAGCACCGGGTAACGCTGAAAACGGTGCTGCCGGCCGACCTGCCGGCCGTGCACGCCGACCCGATGATGGTCGAGCAGGTACTGCTGAACCTGACGCGCAACGGCATCGAAGCGATGGCCAACGTGCCACTGGCGCGCCGCACGCTGACCGTCGAAGCCTGTTACGATGCGCCCGCGCACCAGGTCAGCGTCTGCATCGTCGACAATGGCCATGGCATCCCGCAGGACGTCGCCGAGCGGCTGTTTTCGCCGTTTTTCTCGACCAAGGCGCAAGGCATGGGCATGGGGCTGAACATCTGCCGTACCGCCATCGAGTTCCACGGCGGTA